In Myxococcus guangdongensis, one genomic interval encodes:
- a CDS encoding alpha/beta hydrolase family protein gives MRTTRWVILVLALMGCSSSDPKPEAPLPPEESATESKPLTVTVLGSGQAAAGGQQWAYQLLRLQEEGKAASYAQWFPPRNPGAWPVMMLTRPYDGITWTGEAVDAKWAQRGNGFHPDDSEPGHHAGSSNIVYSISTPEFIAAESFFYLYNGFGVLNVFGRFYAGGSIQNDRDDMHAGLRFLEQAPEVDRSRIGIQGGSWGGFEALYAAADAPTAVRPKAGVALFPLSDFARQFEYLETVIPSRVSDPWVRVQYATFFEPYQRRIVATTGGPPGAPGADYSTWTREHLAPKLTTPFLVLHEDWDTLVPVEQTRTLASLVGPTMAPLYVQHLEVPDWNTRALDHGSLVVQYGHAVTTVSLGYLLTNLGRAEQPLYIPFVQDVLVGWLQAQRVLQLNGRDVSQVAPRLLELADPRVTLVDMASGHFYAGSEGVAALVNALWGTQHTAGNIREVLSSGLPP, from the coding sequence ATGCGCACGACACGATGGGTGATTCTCGTCCTGGCCCTGATGGGCTGCTCCTCGTCCGACCCGAAACCCGAGGCGCCGCTTCCTCCCGAGGAGAGCGCGACTGAATCCAAGCCGTTGACGGTGACGGTCCTCGGCTCGGGGCAGGCGGCGGCGGGAGGGCAGCAGTGGGCGTACCAGTTGCTGCGGCTCCAGGAGGAAGGCAAGGCGGCGTCCTACGCGCAGTGGTTCCCGCCGAGGAATCCGGGCGCCTGGCCCGTGATGATGCTCACGCGTCCCTACGACGGCATCACGTGGACGGGCGAGGCGGTGGACGCGAAGTGGGCGCAGCGAGGCAACGGCTTCCATCCGGATGACAGCGAGCCAGGCCACCACGCGGGCTCGTCCAACATCGTCTACAGCATCAGCACGCCGGAGTTCATCGCGGCCGAGTCGTTCTTCTACCTGTACAACGGCTTCGGCGTGCTCAACGTCTTCGGCCGCTTCTACGCCGGCGGCAGCATCCAGAATGACCGGGACGACATGCACGCGGGGCTGCGCTTCCTCGAGCAGGCGCCCGAAGTGGACCGCTCACGCATCGGCATCCAAGGAGGCTCCTGGGGTGGATTCGAGGCGCTCTACGCGGCGGCGGATGCGCCGACGGCGGTGCGTCCGAAGGCGGGTGTGGCACTCTTCCCGCTGTCCGACTTCGCGCGGCAGTTCGAATACCTGGAGACGGTGATTCCCTCGCGCGTGTCGGACCCGTGGGTGCGCGTCCAGTACGCCACGTTCTTCGAGCCCTATCAGCGCCGCATCGTCGCCACCACGGGCGGGCCACCGGGGGCACCGGGCGCGGACTACAGCACGTGGACGCGCGAGCACCTCGCGCCGAAGCTGACGACGCCCTTCCTCGTCCTGCACGAGGATTGGGACACGCTCGTCCCCGTGGAGCAGACCCGCACGCTCGCGTCGCTCGTGGGCCCGACGATGGCACCGCTGTACGTCCAACATCTGGAGGTCCCGGACTGGAACACGCGTGCGTTGGACCATGGGTCGCTGGTGGTCCAGTACGGCCATGCCGTCACCACGGTGTCCCTGGGGTATCTGCTGACGAACCTGGGGCGCGCCGAGCAGCCGCTCTACATCCCCTTCGTGCAGGACGTGTTGGTGGGGTGGCTCCAGGCGCAGCGCGTACTCCAGCTGAACGGGCGGGACGTGTCCCAGGTGGCCCCGCGCCTGCTCGAGCTGGCGGACCCACGCGTCACCCTGGTCGACATGGCCTCGGGCCACTTCTACGCGGGCTCGGAGGGGGTCGCCGCGCTGGTGAACGCACTCTGGGGCACGCAGCACACGGCGGGGAACATCCGCGAGGTGCTCTCCTCGGGGCTGCCTCCCTGA
- a CDS encoding isoaspartyl peptidase/L-asparaginase family protein, with protein MFASLPSLPRSLVAGTALFLLPVGCTSTQGAQVDDARLTQEGSAARKPRWGLVIHGGAGVISRENLSAEREAEVRAALQQALAAGHGVLAKGGTSLDAVSAAIRVLEDSPHFNAGKGAVFNHDGVNELDAAIMDGRTRSAGAVAGLRHVKNPIDLARRVMEQSPHVMMMGEGAEAFAKAQGVELVDPKYFYTEERWQGLQRALEKERATPAPGTTPSTLRPGYDPVTGDHKFGTVGAVALDQAGNLAAGTSTGGMTNKRYGRVGDAPIIGAGTYADPRCAVSATGHGEFFIRYTVARDICARVEYQELPLPEAANLVVNDVLVKAGGEGGVIAMDRDGNVAMPFNSSGMYRGYVGQDGQPHVAIFKEPEGAK; from the coding sequence ATGTTCGCTTCCCTGCCGTCTCTTCCCCGAAGCCTCGTCGCTGGGACCGCGCTGTTCCTCCTGCCCGTGGGCTGCACGAGCACCCAGGGCGCGCAGGTGGATGACGCGCGGCTCACCCAGGAGGGCTCGGCTGCTCGCAAGCCCCGGTGGGGGTTGGTCATCCACGGCGGCGCGGGCGTCATCTCACGCGAGAACCTCTCTGCGGAGCGCGAGGCCGAGGTCCGCGCGGCGCTGCAGCAGGCCCTCGCGGCGGGACATGGCGTGCTGGCCAAGGGGGGCACGAGCCTGGACGCGGTGAGCGCGGCCATCCGTGTCCTGGAGGACTCTCCACACTTCAACGCGGGCAAGGGCGCGGTCTTCAACCACGACGGCGTCAATGAACTGGACGCGGCCATCATGGACGGCAGGACGCGCTCGGCGGGCGCCGTCGCGGGGCTTCGTCATGTGAAGAACCCCATCGACCTGGCGCGCCGGGTGATGGAGCAGTCGCCGCACGTGATGATGATGGGAGAGGGCGCGGAGGCCTTCGCCAAGGCGCAGGGCGTGGAGCTGGTGGACCCGAAGTACTTCTACACGGAGGAGCGTTGGCAGGGCCTCCAGCGCGCGCTGGAGAAGGAGCGCGCGACGCCCGCTCCGGGCACGACGCCCTCCACGCTGCGGCCCGGGTATGACCCGGTGACGGGGGACCACAAGTTCGGCACCGTGGGCGCGGTGGCGCTGGACCAGGCCGGCAACCTCGCGGCGGGCACGTCCACCGGCGGCATGACGAACAAGCGCTACGGCCGCGTGGGGGATGCGCCCATCATCGGCGCGGGCACCTATGCGGACCCGCGCTGCGCGGTCTCCGCCACGGGGCATGGGGAGTTCTTCATCCGCTACACCGTGGCGCGCGACATCTGCGCGCGCGTCGAGTACCAGGAGCTGCCCCTGCCCGAGGCCGCCAACCTGGTCGTCAACGACGTGCTGGTGAAGGCGGGAGGAGAGGGCGGCGTCATCGCGATGGACCGAGATGGGAACGTGGCGATGCCCTTCAACTCCTCGGGCATGTATCGCGGCTACGTGGGCCAGGATGGTCAGCCGCACGTGGCCATCTTCAAGGAGCCCGAGGGCGCGAAGTAG